AATTAGATGCGGAGTAATTTACCATATTTGCTCAAATAATAATCTATAAGTCGATAAGCAGAATTTCTTAAATGGGAACATCGTTCGAAGCTTCCTGTATTTGATCATACTGGGTGATTACTTATGGAGCCTCTGAACAAGCCTACAGGCCCTAAAGGGGGGAATGCCACAGCTGCTGCGTTTCAACCAGGTCATTTTCGGTGAGCTGTGCCTAACGTCTGCAGCCTTCAAGATCCGCAGGGGTATTATGGAGCTATTCAGAGTCACTCTAAGTGTAACTTCCCAAAGTATGGGGCGGAGTGAAGCTGAGATCGATTACTTGAAGTACGCGAGTATACCTCTACTTGTTGTGAGTCTTATTCAACACGACAAAAATATTCTCTAAATTCCCATTTTGTTACTGGCAATGAGTAGCAGTTATTTTCGTATTTTAAAATCCGTGTCTCATCAGAAGTGGAGAGTTCGTCGTAATATGTGATACGAATCGTATCGGCACTCAAGACTTCGATCGTATGTGGTGAAAATGTCAATACCTCCGGCTTTTCCCCTATGATGTAAGTTGCAAACGAATCTACTCGAACTACATTCACGAGACGCCCAAAGAAATTGGAGCGGAAGAGCATTTGGGTTTTCTCGGGTATGTCCTCCACGCTGTTCATGCTGGCTAAAGTCTTTTTTTCATTTGATTGCCAAGTTCCCACATAGAAGAGGTTTTCATCTGCTGTGACAAATGGTGTAAAAAGAAGTAATGCCAAAGTTAAATATAGTTTCATGTTCTTACTTTTAACATTTGTGCCGCAGTAAATCTGATCTTTATTATCCCGATTGTTATCTTGGAATCAATTGGAGTTGAAACCGGAAGACCTATGTAGGAGTAGAATGTGGTAGCGATCCTGTCCGATCGTACCAGGTTCAGGCGCTATAAATATAAAGATGTACAGTAAAAAAGGCTTCAGAGATGCTGAATGAATCGTGTGTTAGGTCGGCTGGAACCTAATGATCCATGATTTTGAAAAAATAATCGAAGTTTTAGAAGATCTATTTCAGTCGCTAACTGTTTAAGCTGTAGCAACTGCAAATGTGTAGAAGCTGGCAGGTAACGCAAAGATATGTGGGGGCAGGGGGAGTGGTAAATTGAGGGCAGGGAGAATGGCTGCGGGCAATCCCGCAGCCATTGGGACTTATTTCCAGTTCAGGATAACCTTACCGGATTCACCAGATCCCATGGTATCGAAGCCTTGTTGGAAGTCATCGATCGAAAACTGGTGAGTAATAATTGGGGTTAAATCCAGGCCGGATTGAATCAGGCTGGCCATTTTGTACCAGGTCTCAAACATCTCACGGCCGTAAATACCTTTGATCATCAGGCCTTTAAAAATAACCTGCCCCCAGTCGATCGCCATTTCACCTGCAGGGATACCGAGCATGGCAATTTTGCCCCCGTGGTTCATCGCCGCGATCATATCGCGGAAGGCGACGGGTACGCCGGACATCTCCAGGCCAACATCAAAGCCTTCGCTCATTCCCAGCTCGTTCATCACATCGCTGAGGTTTTCCTTGGCAACGTTTACGGCGCGGGTGGCGCCCATCTTGCGTGCCAGGTCCAGGCGGTATTCATTGATATCGGTGATAACTACATGGCGTGCGCCAACATGTTTGGCGACTGCTGCGGCCATAATACCGATAGGGCCGGCGCCGGTAATCAGTACATCTTCGCCCACCAGGTCGAAAGACAGGGCCGTGTGTACCGCATTACCGAGGGGATCGAAAATAGAGGCGAGATCGTCAGAAATGTTATCCGGGATCTTGAAGGCATTGAGCGCGGGGATTACCAGATACTCGGCAAAAGCTCCGGGGCGGTCTACACCGACACCGTAAGTGTTGCGGCACAAGTGGCGGCGGCCGGCGCGACAGTTGCGGCAGTGGCCGCAGGTAATATGGCCTTCACCGGAAACACGGTCGCCCACCTGGAAACCTGCAACTTCCTGCCCCATACCGACAACTTCACCCACATATTCGTGGCCTACCACCATAGGGACAGGAATAGTCTTTTGAGACCATTCATCCCAGTTGTAGATATGCATGTCGGTACCGCAAATCGCGGTTTTGTGAATCTTGATCAGCAGGTCGTTGTGACCCGGTGTGGGGGTTTCCACATCGGTGAGCCAGATTCCCACTTCAGATTTCAGCTTGGATAGTGCTTTCATTGTTTTTAAAACTACAAATGGCAGGGCGCGGCGCCGCTCCGGTGAATTCCTTGTGAGAATTACCGTATCAGCACCGCTGTTTGGTTTAGATAATATTCAGTTCACGGCCAACTTCAATGAAGGCATCGATACACTGGTCGAGCTGCTCGCGGGTGTGGGCGGCGGACATCTGGGTGCGGATGCGGGCTTGACCCTTGGGCACTACCGGATAGAAGAAGCCCACTACGTAGATACCGCGCTCCAGCATCTTGTCAGCCATTTTCTGCGCCAGGGCAGCATCGCCGATCATCACCGGGATGATCGGGTGGTCGGCTCCGGCCAGGGTAAAGCCGGCTTCAGACATACGCTTGCGGAAGTAAGCGGAGTTGTCACGTAGTTGTTCACGCAGCTCGCCGCCTTCAGTCAGCATATCCAACACTTTCAGGGAGGCGGTGACGATTGCCGGGGCCACGGAGTTGGAGAACAGATAGGGGCGCGAACGCTGGCGCAGCATATCGATAATTTCCTTGCGGCCGGAAGTAAAGCCGCCGGAAGCGCCGCCCAAGGCCTTGCCCAGGGTGCCGGTAATAATATCGACGCGCTCAATCACATCGCAGTATTCATGGGTGCCACGGCCGTGGTCTCCGAGGAAGCCCACTGCGTGGGAGTCGTCCACCATTACCAGGGCATTGTACTGGTCGGCCAAATCGCAAACGGCTTTGAGGTTGGCGATAACTCCGTCCATAGAGAAAACGCCGTCGGTGGCGATCAGCTTGGTCTTGGCGCCAGCGGCGTCTGCGGCCTGCAGTTGCTTCTCCAGTTCCGCCATATCGTTGTTGGCGTAACGGTAGCGTTTGGCTTTACACAGGCGCACGCCGTCGATGATAGAAGCGTGGTTGAGGGAATCGGAGATGATGGCATCTTCCGGGCCCAGCAGAGTTTCAAACAGGCCGCCATTGGCGTCGAAGCAGGAGGTATAAAGGATGGTGTCTTCGGTTTGCAGGAACTCAGACAGGCGCGATTCCAGCGCTTTGTGAATGTCCTGGGTGCCGCAGATAAAACGCACCGATGCCATGCCGAAGCCGTACTGTTCGAGCCCCTCTTTGGCCGCTTCAATCAGGTCCGGGTGGTTAGCCAGGCCCAGGTAGTTGTTCGCACAAAAATTCAGTACCTGGGTGTCGTTGTTCACCTGGATCTCAGCGGCCTGCTGGGAGGTAATAATCCGCTCGCGTTTGTACAGGCCGTCTGCATCGATCTGTTTGAGTTCGCTGCGCAGGTGCTCAAAGAATTGTTCTGGCTTTGACATGGTATTGTTTTTAGCTCCTGTCGGGTGCTCTTGGCACAGGGTAACGGGCGCGAGCTCGCGGCGCCTGTTGGTTCTACTTTATCCCGCCAGTTCGCAGGCCTCATGGGCCGAAATAGGGTGCTCACTGGCGCGGCAACTGGTGGCAAATTTTAATGCCTCTTCGGCAGTGTCGAACAGTAGTTGCCACAACAACTGACGATCACCTCTTCTCACCGCGCGTACTGCCGTGTGGCTTCTTTGGCTGGCGATTTGAATTTCGATAATGTCTTTACTGGAAAACGGTGATTCGGACATGGTCCCTCCAATGGTAAAACTATGGAGGACTGACGTGGAAGCGGCGAAGTGATGTTCGCTAATCCGGTTGGTTTGCTCTGGTAGAGCCCCATCCTCCCCGCAGGCCTTGTGTGCCGCAGAGAGAGAACCACCTTGCCCCGGTCGGCAGGTTGGCGTTGGCGTCAGCCACTCTCGTGATGTGCGAGCAAAGATAACGGGGAGGGGATTAGCAGTCAACAGTACCGCCCCCATTAGAGGGCGGTGCAGAAGTTTATGCGGGAAGCTGCACGGATTTCAGTTCGATAAACTCACCGAGACCGGCCTCACCAAACTCGCGTCCGTTGCCGGAGCGCTTGTAGCCGCCGAAGGGGGCGTCGTAGTTAAACTCACCGCCGTTGACAAAGCAAAGGCCCGCTTCAATGCGACGAACGATAGGCATGGCGCTTTCGGCGTCTTTAGCCCATACGCCACTGGACAGACCGTATTCGGTGTCATTGGCAATGGCGACGGCTTCATCCATATCTTTGTAGGGAATCAGGCAGGTCACCGGGCCAAAGATTTCTTCCCGGGCTATGGCCATATCGTTGTGAACGTCGGCAAATACCGTGGGTTTCACATAGAAGCCTTTATCCAGCTCGGTGGGTAAATCGAGGCCGCCAGTCACAAGGCGGGCACCTTCCTCGATACCTTTCTTGATGTAACCGCGCACGATTTCCAGTTGGCGAGCGGAAGATAGGGGGCCCATAAAGGCATTGGCATCGGTGCCCATGGCTACTTCTTCAGCCACCTGCTTGGCAACTTCCACCGCCTCTTCATAGTGCTCAGCGGGAACCAGCATACGGGTGAGTGCGGTACAGGTTTGGCCGCTGTTAATAAATACATCTTCGCAGCCCCAGCGAACCGCTGCTTTGAGATCCGCGTCCGGGGTGATAATCAGAGGCGATTTGCCACCCAGCTCCTGGGTTACCCTTTTAACTGTGGGCGCTGCAGCCTTGGCAACTTCAACGCCTGCACGGGTGGAGCCGGTAAAGGACACCATATCGATTCCCGGGTGGGATGACAGCTCTGCGCCGACGACCGAGCCAGCACCGGGGATCAGGTTAAATACGCCCGCAGGCACACCGGCTGCTTGGATAATCTCCGCCATGACGAAATCCTGCAGCGGAGTGGTTTCCGAAGGCTTGGTAATCATGGTGCAGCCCGCTGCGAGGGCTGGCGCTACTTTGCCGACAAATTGGTGCAGAGGGTAATTCCAGGGGGTAATAAAGCCACACACGCCAATCGGCTCCCGGATTAATACCGAGTGGGCCGCCTTTTCGGTCTCTTCCATTATGGAGGTGCGACCGGCGTAGTAACGCATGGCGTAGATAGGGCCATCCACATGCAACCAACGGGTGATATGGGCGGGGCAACCCAGGGTTTGTGAGATCGCCTGGATCAAGTCTTCCTTGCGCTCTTCCATACCGTCAGCAATGGCATTTAGCAGGGCTGAGCGCTGATCTGCGCTGGTATGGCGCCACTTGCGAAAGGCGCTGCGGGCAGCGGCAACGGCAATATCCACATCCTCAGCAGAGCCTTCCACCACCTGGCAAATCATTTCTTCAGTGGCGGGGTTGATCACAGGATGGGAACTGGTGCCGAGGGGCTCGCGCCACTCACCATTGATAAACAGTTTGTCGGTATGCAGCTTGCTGAAATCTGTCATGTCACGCTTCCGTTTGCTTCGCGCCAGTTCAAGGGGCGGTGATTTCGATAATTGTTGGTGTTTTGCGTTGCAGGGCTTCTGCGACTGCCATAGCTAATTGCTGTGGTTTGTCGATGCGACAACCTTCAGCGCCAAAAGATTTTGCCAGTGCGACAAAATCTGGAGTGCGAAGA
This DNA window, taken from Microbulbifer sp. MKSA007, encodes the following:
- a CDS encoding aldehyde dehydrogenase family protein; amino-acid sequence: MTDFSKLHTDKLFINGEWREPLGTSSHPVINPATEEMICQVVEGSAEDVDIAVAAARSAFRKWRHTSADQRSALLNAIADGMEERKEDLIQAISQTLGCPAHITRWLHVDGPIYAMRYYAGRTSIMEETEKAAHSVLIREPIGVCGFITPWNYPLHQFVGKVAPALAAGCTMITKPSETTPLQDFVMAEIIQAAGVPAGVFNLIPGAGSVVGAELSSHPGIDMVSFTGSTRAGVEVAKAAAPTVKRVTQELGGKSPLIITPDADLKAAVRWGCEDVFINSGQTCTALTRMLVPAEHYEEAVEVAKQVAEEVAMGTDANAFMGPLSSARQLEIVRGYIKKGIEEGARLVTGGLDLPTELDKGFYVKPTVFADVHNDMAIAREEIFGPVTCLIPYKDMDEAVAIANDTEYGLSSGVWAKDAESAMPIVRRIEAGLCFVNGGEFNYDAPFGGYKRSGNGREFGEAGLGEFIELKSVQLPA
- a CDS encoding glycine C-acetyltransferase, coding for MSKPEQFFEHLRSELKQIDADGLYKRERIITSQQAAEIQVNNDTQVLNFCANNYLGLANHPDLIEAAKEGLEQYGFGMASVRFICGTQDIHKALESRLSEFLQTEDTILYTSCFDANGGLFETLLGPEDAIISDSLNHASIIDGVRLCKAKRYRYANNDMAELEKQLQAADAAGAKTKLIATDGVFSMDGVIANLKAVCDLADQYNALVMVDDSHAVGFLGDHGRGTHEYCDVIERVDIITGTLGKALGGASGGFTSGRKEIIDMLRQRSRPYLFSNSVAPAIVTASLKVLDMLTEGGELREQLRDNSAYFRKRMSEAGFTLAGADHPIIPVMIGDAALAQKMADKMLERGIYVVGFFYPVVPKGQARIRTQMSAAHTREQLDQCIDAFIEVGRELNII
- the tdh gene encoding L-threonine 3-dehydrogenase, with translation MKALSKLKSEVGIWLTDVETPTPGHNDLLIKIHKTAICGTDMHIYNWDEWSQKTIPVPMVVGHEYVGEVVGMGQEVAGFQVGDRVSGEGHITCGHCRNCRAGRRHLCRNTYGVGVDRPGAFAEYLVIPALNAFKIPDNISDDLASIFDPLGNAVHTALSFDLVGEDVLITGAGPIGIMAAAVAKHVGARHVVITDINEYRLDLARKMGATRAVNVAKENLSDVMNELGMSEGFDVGLEMSGVPVAFRDMIAAMNHGGKIAMLGIPAGEMAIDWGQVIFKGLMIKGIYGREMFETWYKMASLIQSGLDLTPIITHQFSIDDFQQGFDTMGSGESGKVILNWK